GCTTTTTTGAGAGCACATCCTGCAGCATGGCCTTGTCAAGCGACAGGTCCGCCACGATCCGCTTCAGCTTCGCGTTTTCTTCCTCAAGCTGCCGCAGCCGCTTCATCTCCGACGGCATCAGCCCGGCGTACTTCTTGCGCCAGTTATAGAACGTCGCGTCCGAAATGCCGGCCTTCCGACAGACCTCCGCGATCGGCACGCCACCCTCAGCCTGCTTCAAAACGAACGCGATCTGCGCCTCGGTGAACTTCGATGCCTTCATGGAACTCTCCTCGTCCCGATCGCGGGATCATAAATGGAAAATTCCAGTTCAGACTGGCCGGGTTTTCGGGGAGCACGTCAGGCCTTGTCCGTCGGCACGAGGCCCGTCACCGCGGCCACAACGAGGGCCAGTGCGAGGACCAGGAGGGCAACACGCCAGCCTCGCGCCATGACGATCGCCGCGACCGTCTTCAGCTGGCCTCCGATCGTCTGAACGTCCCTGGCGACGGAGACGAAATCCCGGATGCCTTTCGAGGGGTCGTCCTGATAGGCGCGCCGGCCGAGTTCGACCAGATCGGATTTGTGCTTCTCATAGGCGGTTCCGATCGCATCGATCAGCGTCTGCGAGAGAGCGTCACGCTGTTCGGTCGGCACGGCCGCGACGGCTTTGTCGCGCGCCTTCTGCGCCCGGATCAGCGTGCGCTCGCTTTCGTTCAGGGCTTCGCGCGTGGCCGTCAGGGTGCTGGCCAGATTGTGGACGTGAGCGTTGACGCGCTCCACGAGGCGCGCGTGGAGATGGCGGCCCTGCCGCTCGGAGCCACCGGCGCGCAGCTGGTCGAAGAACTCGGCCGTCAGGCTGGCCCAGAGATTGGCGTCGGCATAGTGCCAGGCGTTGAAGCGAATCTGGACGACGTTCTCGACGAAATGCGTGCCTGTTTGTGGCTCCAGCTCGGCAGCGGGCTGTTCACTCGCCCGTTTGATTCGTCCCTCACGCTCCCTCTGGGTCAGGCTGCCGATTTCGCGCTGCAGCCGCTCCATGAAGCTCGATTTGCCGGAGCCCCATTCTCCGAAGAGTCCAATCGAGAGGGGTGTCGTCGTCTCCTCCACGCAGATCAGGCGCGCGAAGGCGGATACGTCGGGCCCGATGCCGAGCGGGTCGTCGTCGGTTGTCGATGCGCGATCGGCATCGAAACCGGGAAAGGCGCCGGATTGCGGCCCCTGGCGCGCGGGAGCGCCGAGCGCGGCCCAGGCGCTGTCCGCCCCCCTCAGGAACCGCAGCCAGACCCCAACATTCTCCCCGGCCTCTGGCGTTTCGAGAATGCGCTCGATCAGGCTTCTGCGCAGGGCCGACAGATCGAGGCCGACCGCCAGAGCATCCTT
This portion of the Bosea sp. OAE506 genome encodes:
- a CDS encoding P-loop NTPase fold protein, whose translation is MGSTDRAKALRRGPATKGADPGTSSAHEPPSPTSSSTLSSFALPYRSDRTPPPETGTSHSSPRDVPPSSGPRERARRAPERASDDPPAREPSSPAPGSKTASTLSLTEAMRLARSDAARTILRAAGDRAIRRDGEEAATIGVMLILQAAVAVGVTQPRGTWSTPRWLVDLAEAQGISAEKIASYGTITTLASPRRGIMLRRAASLAVQMAVALAKATVGRSRFDARHLIVAVLDSPDRAVAQQMRKDALAVGLDLSALRRSLIERILETPEAGENVGVWLRFLRGADSAWAALGAPARQGPQSGAFPGFDADRASTTDDDPLGIGPDVSAFARLICVEETTTPLSIGLFGEWGSGKSSFMERLQREIGSLTQREREGRIKRASEQPAAELEPQTGTHFVENVVQIRFNAWHYADANLWASLTAEFFDQLRAGGSERQGRHLHARLVERVNAHVHNLASTLTATREALNESERTLIRAQKARDKAVAAVPTEQRDALSQTLIDAIGTAYEKHKSDLVELGRRAYQDDPSKGIRDFVSVARDVQTIGGQLKTVAAIVMARGWRVALLVLALALVVAAVTGLVPTDKA